ACCTGATGCCGCCGTACGGCTACGGCCGGGTCCGCTGAGCTAGGTGACGCGAACGGCCGGCGTCCCCCTATCGGACGCCGGCCGTTCGTCGTCATTCCTACCAGGCCAGGCCGTTTACCGGCCCTGCACTGCCAGGTCAGGCCGCCTGTAGGCCCTCCGCGCGAGCCAACTCCCGGAGCCGGCCGAGCGCCTGGATCTCCAACTGCCGGATCCGCTCGCGGGACAGCGAGAACCGCGACGCCACCTCGGTCAGCGAGTGCTCCCGACCGTCCTCAAGGCCGTAGCGGGCCCGCATGATGCCGGCGGAGCGGTCGTCCAGGTGGTTGAGCAGACCCTCGATCCGCTGCCGCTCCAGGCCGGTGAGCACGATCTCCTCCGGCGACGGCGCGTCGCTGTCGGCGACCAGGTCACCGAGGTTGGTGTCGCCGTCGTCGCCGACGGGTGTGTCCAGCGACACGGTGTCCTGCGACCAGCGGACCAGTTCGTTGACCCGCTCGACGGTCACCCCGAGCGCCGCCGCGATCTGCTCCGGCTCCGGGTCGCTGCCCAACTCGCGGGTGAGCTGACGGGCCACGTTCCGCATCCGGTTGACGTCCTCCACCAGGTGCACCGGCAGCCGCACGGTGCGCTCCTGCTGGGCGATGGCCCGGCTGATCGCCTGCCGGATCCACCAGGTCGCGTAGGTGGAGAACTTGTAGCCGCGCTCGTAGTCGAACTTCTCGACCGCCCGCACCAGACCGGTGTTGCCCTCCTGGATCAGGTCCAGCATGGGCATGCCGGAGCGGACGTAGCGCCGCGCGATCGACACGACCAGCCGCAGGTTGGCCCGGATGAACAGGTCCTTGGCCCGCTCACCCTCGGCCACCAGCCGGCCCAGTTCCTCCCGGGTGGCGCCGGCGGGCACGCGGTCCTCGCTGAGCAGGTGCTCGGCGTAGAGGCCCGCCTCGATG
This DNA window, taken from Micromonospora sp. FIMYZ51, encodes the following:
- a CDS encoding sigma-70 family RNA polymerase sigma factor, with product MSVETARNRATGASEGTVGNVDKNIGMRTDEVAEERDLVGVYLHEISRTPLLDAAKEVDLSKAIEAGLYAEHLLSEDRVPAGATREELGRLVAEGERAKDLFIRANLRLVVSIARRYVRSGMPMLDLIQEGNTGLVRAVEKFDYERGYKFSTYATWWIRQAISRAIAQQERTVRLPVHLVEDVNRMRNVARQLTRELGSDPEPEQIAAALGVTVERVNELVRWSQDTVSLDTPVGDDGDTNLGDLVADSDAPSPEEIVLTGLERQRIEGLLNHLDDRSAGIMRARYGLEDGREHSLTEVASRFSLSRERIRQLEIQALGRLRELARAEGLQAA